From a region of the Paracoccus sp. TOH genome:
- a CDS encoding spore coat U domain-containing protein — MIQATLRPALAGCIILMPLVVSAQTATDSFNVRITIAEECQIISTETLDFGNAGVLTSDVDASATLQVACTNSTPYDIGLDQGSGAGATTTTRLMSAGADTIGYQLFRDSGRTANWGDTVGTDTLAATGTGAAESFTVYGRVIAQTTPAPGTYTDTVTVTVTY, encoded by the coding sequence ATGATCCAAGCGACCCTTCGCCCAGCACTGGCGGGATGTATCATCCTGATGCCATTGGTGGTTTCCGCCCAGACCGCCACCGACAGCTTCAATGTCCGCATCACGATCGCCGAGGAATGCCAGATCATCTCGACCGAGACGCTGGATTTCGGCAATGCCGGCGTGCTGACCAGCGATGTCGATGCCAGCGCCACATTGCAGGTCGCCTGCACCAATTCCACCCCCTATGACATCGGCCTGGACCAAGGCAGCGGGGCAGGGGCGACCACCACCACCCGGCTGATGAGCGCGGGCGCCGACACCATCGGCTATCAACTGTTCCGCGACAGCGGCCGCACCGCCAACTGGGGCGATACCGTCGGCACCGACACCCTGGCCGCGACCGGCACCGGGGCGGCGGAATCCTTCACGGTCTATGGCCGGGTGATCGCCCAGACCACCCCGGCACCGGGAACCTATACCGATACCGTGACCGTGACCGTCACCTACTAA
- a CDS encoding fimbria/pilus periplasmic chaperone gives MFDLLRRGLLAASMALALSGLAAAEGLRVSPVLLEVPAPGAAATLTLRNEGRETITVQARAFRWTQAGGQEQLRRSGEVVVSPPATRLPPGATQTIRVVRTAKSAVRGEEAWRVVLNEVPDQGRRRSGAVAFATELRIPVFFIGGGARNPDVAWALRSSRGATFLVAQNRGDTRLRLADLRLSGASGASVSRPGLMGYVLGGSTMQWPVAPAGRLGGGARLTAATNLGTLDAQVPAR, from the coding sequence ATGTTCGACTTGCTTCGCCGCGGCCTTCTGGCCGCTTCGATGGCGCTTGCGCTGTCGGGTCTTGCCGCGGCCGAAGGGCTGCGGGTCTCGCCGGTCCTGCTCGAGGTGCCCGCCCCCGGCGCGGCCGCCACCCTGACCCTGCGCAACGAGGGGCGCGAGACGATCACCGTGCAGGCCCGCGCCTTCCGCTGGACGCAAGCCGGCGGGCAGGAGCAGTTGCGCCGCAGCGGCGAGGTGGTGGTCAGCCCGCCCGCGACCCGGCTGCCGCCCGGCGCCACCCAGACCATCCGCGTGGTGCGCACCGCCAAATCTGCGGTCAGGGGCGAGGAAGCCTGGCGCGTTGTCCTCAACGAGGTGCCTGATCAAGGCCGTAGGCGCAGCGGCGCCGTCGCCTTTGCCACCGAATTGCGCATCCCGGTCTTCTTCATCGGTGGCGGTGCCCGCAATCCCGATGTCGCCTGGGCGCTGCGCAGCAGCCGCGGCGCCACCTTTCTGGTGGCGCAGAACCGCGGCGACACCCGGCTGCGGCTGGCCGATTTGCGGCTCAGCGGTGCCAGCGGCGCCTCGGTTTCGCGGCCCGGGCTGATGGGCTATGTGCTGGGCGGCTCGACCATGCAATGGCCGGTGGCGCCGGCCGGCCGGCTGGGCGGCGGCGCCCGGCTGACGGCGGCGACCAACCTCGGGACGCTGGATGCCCAGGTTCCGGCGCGCTAG